The nucleotide window ACCGCGGTGACCGCCCGCGTCATCGAGCCGCCGAGGTTCCACCTCTCCGCCAGTGCCGTCGCCGTCGTGACCTCGCTCTCGGACAGGGCACGGAGGGGGACGTCCGGTGTGCCGATCGGGAGATCCGTCGCCACGGCCACGACGGTCGGTGCGACATCGAGGTAGGCCGTCGCTGCGAGGATCTTGGCGCGCACCCCTGCGCTCATGCCCTCACCCGCCTCCGCCGCCTCCCGGATCCCCACCAGGTCGCCGTGCACCCCCAGCAGCGTGGCCGCCGTCTTCTCGCCCACCCCGGCGACGCCGGGGAGGCCGTCGGACGCATCCCCTCGCATCGTGGCGAAGTCGGCATACTGCGACGGGAGCACCCCGTACTTGGCGACGACGGTGGCGTCGGTGACCACCTCGAGGTTGCTCATGCCGCGCGCCGTATAGATGACCCGGACGTCGGCGGCGTCGTCGACGAGCTGGAAGAGGTCGCGATCGCCCGTCACGATGTCGACCGGCATGGATGCGTGCGTCGCCAGGGTGCCGATCACGTCGTCGGCCTCGTGCTCGGCCACACCGACGATCGGGATCCCGATGGCGGCGAGGGTCTCGCGGATGAGCGGGATCTGCGCCTCCAGGGGATCGGGCACCTCCTCGACGTCCGGCGCACCGGCCACGACCTCCACCACGCGGTGCGTCTTGTAGCTCGGGATCAGGTCGACGCGCCACTGCGGCCGCCAGTCGTCGTCCCAGCAGGCGACCACGTGCGTCGGCTGATACTGGGTGATGAGCTTCGCGACAATGTCGAGCAGTCCGCGCGCGGCGTTGATGGGGGAGCCGTCCGGGGCGCTCACCTTGTCGGGCACGCCGTAGAAGGCGCGGAAGTACAGACTGGCGGTGTCGAGCAGCATGAGGCGTTCGGCGCGGGGCATGGCTTCAGGGTAGAGCGTGCGTGCGCACGGGTCAGCAGCCGGGGGCGGTGGGTTGCTCGGTGCACGTGTGACGGACGAGCGCTGTGGTGGCCTCATAGATGCGGATGGCCTGGCCGGGCCCGGGGATGGTGAGCTCGCCGGGGAGGGGCACCCAGCCGCTGCCGGTGTCGAGCTCGGCGGTGTAGTGGACGGCGGTGGTGGCGGTGTAGGTGCCGCGGGCGCGGTACACGTGGCTGGTGGGGGTGGGGGTGAGCTGGGATTGACGGAGCGCGGCCCACGGGAGTCCCGGCGTCGTGGTGGATGCGGTCGTGCCGTCGCCGTAAACGAAGTCGTAGCGGACCGGGGTGAAGCGCACGGTGATGGGCGTGCCCAGGAGAGTGCCGGTGCGGGCCGGAGGGGCGGTGGGGGTGAGGAAGTTCGTGGGGAGTCCGGCGACGCCGATGTTGGACGGCTCGGCGCTGGTGGCGGCCGGGCCCGGCGCGAACTGGGCGACATCGGTGATCGTGAGCGCGGGACCCGGGGCAGCAGGCCGGGGTGCGGGAGGAGTCTGAGGCGCCGTGGCGCGGCATCGTTCGTCGGCTATTCCCGCGCACACGTCGGACTGACGGTTCTGGTCCGGGCGGGGGTAGCGGCGGGGCGTGCCCGTGTGGCGTGCGTCGGGGGTGGCGTCGACGGGGGATGAGCCGGGACGAGTCTGTGACGCCGACACGGTGACCTCTGACTCGTCAGTTCCTGCAAGAAAGTCAGAAAACCCTGGTGCGGCCGCGTCGCCGGAAGCGAGGAGGAACAGTGCTCCGACAGTCAGCGCCTTCCAGCCGGTCAACACGACACGTCCTCCGTAGGGGTTGCGCGATCAACCGTGTAGCGGCCCTCGCCGGCGGCTACGAACTCGACCGTAAGCGCATAAACACTGGGTCGATCGGGGGAGACTCCAGATGACCCATCCGCATTGGTGATCCGCACCGCCGAGACATCGAGGCATATCGCCGCCTCCACTGTGGTGAACGGCAGACGAGATTCCAGGCCCTGAAACGTCAGCACCTTCGTGCTTCCGCTCAGCACCTGTCGATCGGCGTGCATCGTCGAGAAGTTCTTGCGGTCCGACTTCTCGACCGTGCCACTCGAGAGCTTGAAAAGCGGTTCAAACGTATCCGGGTTGGTCGTATCGACCGCGTTGAGGGCTTCGACATACTCGCTGAGCGTTGCTTCGGCGGCGGCGAAGGCATCTTCCTTGTTCGCGAACAGCGGGGTGGCGGTGGGGCTCGGGGTCGTGTGCGGGGTTTGTGCGCAGGCGGCGAGGCTGAGGAGCGTGGCGACGAGCGCGGCGGTCAGCGCCGCACGGAGCCGGATGGTGGATGACGGGATCACCCGGTCACGGTACGGGGAATGCGGGGTCGGGCGTCGCGGTTGTCCACAGGGGAGCGGCGAACTCTCCGCTCGCGGGCGGATCGCTTCTTCTGATAGCCTGAATCGTCACTCGTGGCGTGCATGCGCATGCCCAGGTGCCGAACAATCACAATCCAACCGCTGTGAAGCATGCTGTCGGCCGTGCGCGGCCGCGCTTCCAGCCCGAGTATCCATTCAACAAGGACAACCCACTACATGACTACCGCAACGACCGCCCCGGCCACCAAGCAGGTCGCCATCAACGACATCGGATCTGCTGAGGACTTCCTGGCCGCGGTCGAGAAGACCCTGAAGTTCTTCAACGACGGCGACATCATCGAGGGCACGATCGTCAAGATCGACCGCGATGAGGTCCTCCTCGATGTCGGCTACAAGACCGAGGGCGTCATCCCCTCGCGCGAGCTCTCGATCAAGCACGACGTCGACCCCAACGAGGTCGTCGCCGTCGGCGACCAGGTCGAGGCCCTCGTTC belongs to Microbacterium sufflavum and includes:
- a CDS encoding 5'-3' exonuclease — translated: MPRAERLMLLDTASLYFRAFYGVPDKVSAPDGSPINAARGLLDIVAKLITQYQPTHVVACWDDDWRPQWRVDLIPSYKTHRVVEVVAGAPDVEEVPDPLEAQIPLIRETLAAIGIPIVGVAEHEADDVIGTLATHASMPVDIVTGDRDLFQLVDDAADVRVIYTARGMSNLEVVTDATVVAKYGVLPSQYADFATMRGDASDGLPGVAGVGEKTAATLLGVHGDLVGIREAAEAGEGMSAGVRAKILAATAYLDVAPTVVAVATDLPIGTPDVPLRALSESEVTTATALAERWNLGGSMTRAVTAVTEAGRAATEE